In the genome of Xyrauchen texanus isolate HMW12.3.18 chromosome 33, RBS_HiC_50CHRs, whole genome shotgun sequence, one region contains:
- the LOC127627126 gene encoding LOW QUALITY PROTEIN: short/branched chain specific acyl-CoA dehydrogenase, mitochondrial-like (The sequence of the model RefSeq protein was modified relative to this genomic sequence to represent the inferred CDS: inserted 2 bases in 1 codon), producing the protein MAAPMFTMLRQVSRSHAAVRLLCSRAAAHQDAILAAAAFPPLQSYSEEEMMMRDAVKKFARDRIAPFVSKMDEDSAMDAEVIRSLFEQGLMGIEIGAEYGGTGSTFFSSILVIEELAKVDPSVSVLCDIQNTLINTLLMKLGTDEQKERYLTRLASDMIGSFCLSEAESGSDAFSLKTIAEKHDDYYIINGAKMWISNAEHAGVFLVMANADPAAGYRGISCFLVDRDADGLHIGKKENKLGLRASSTCPLTFDNVKVHEKNILGEIGHGYKYAIGMLNEGRIGIAAQMLGLAQGCFDHTVPYTRQRIQFGKRIFDFQGMQHQIAHVATQLEAARLLTYNAARLKEAXTSFIKEACMAKYFAAEVASLTTSKCIEWMGGVGFTKDYPIEKYYRDCKIGTIYEGTTNIQLSTMAKFIDQEYAG; encoded by the exons ATGGCGGCGCCCATGTTCACAATGTTGCGACAG gtgTCTCGCTCACATGCTGCGGTGAGACTCTTGTGCTCGCGTGCAGCGGCTCATCAGGACGCCATCCTAGCGGCGGCGGCGTTTCCTCCGCTGCAGAGTTACTCCGAggaagagatgatgatgagagACGCAG TGAAGAAGTTCGCTCGGGATCGCATCGCTCCGTTTGTGTCCAAGATGGACGAGGACTCGGCGATGGACGCGGAAGTGATCCGATCTCTGTTTGAGCAGGGC TTGATGGGGATCGAGATTGGAGCAGAATACGGAGGAACCGGTTCCACGTTCTTCTCTTCCATCCTGGTGATCGAGGAGCTGGCGAAGGTGGACCCGTCCGTGTCTGTTCTGTGTgacattcagaacaccctgatcAACACCCTACTGATGAAGCTGGGCACCGACGAGCAGAAAGAGCGATACCTCACCCGCCTCGCCAGCGATATG ATCGGCAGTTTCTGTTTGTCCGAGGCGGAGTCGGGCAGCGACGCGTTCTCTCTGAAGACCATAGCAGAGAAACACGACGATTATTACATCATCAACGGCGCCAAGATGTGGATCAGTAACGCGGAACACGCCGGAGTGTTTCTGGTCATGGCAAACGCAGATCCCGCCGCT GGGTACAGGGGCATCAGCTGCTTCCTCGTGGACAGAGACGCCGATGGGCTTCATATCGGGAAGAAGGAAAATAAACTGGGTCTGCGAGCGTCATCCACATGCCCTTTGACCTTTGACAACGTGAAG GTCCATGAGAAGAACATTCTGGGGGAAATCGGTCACGGTTATAAATACGCCATCGGGATGCTGAACGAGGGCCGGATCGGTATCGCTGCacag ATGCTCGGTTTGGCTCAAGGCTGTTTCGATCACACAGTCCCGTACACCAGACAGAGGATTCAGTTCGGCAAACGAATCTTTGACTTCCAG GGAATGCAGCATCAGATCGCTCATGTGGCCACTCAGCTGGAAGCCGCCAGACTGTTGACCTATAACGCGGCTCGTTTGAAGGAGGC GACGTCCTTCATTAAAGAGGCCTGTATGGCCAAATATTTCGCCGCTGAG gtggcGTCTCTGACCACGTCCAAGTGCATCGAGTGGATGGGCGGCGTGGGCTTCACTAAAGACTATCCCATCGAGAAATATTACCGGGACTGTAAAATAG GAACGATTTATGAGGGAACGACCAACATTCAGCTGAGCACCATGGCGAAGTTCATTGATCAAGAATATGCCGGATAA